A single window of Candidatus Babeliales bacterium DNA harbors:
- a CDS encoding type II toxin-antitoxin system PrlF family antitoxin, with translation MSNSKLTSKFQATIPQDIRATLKLKAGDQIIFEITKDNQVIIKKAMPRDIAYLKALESTLNEWNSKNDDEDYYDL, from the coding sequence ATGAGTAATTCCAAATTAACATCCAAATTCCAAGCCACTATCCCACAAGATATCCGAGCTACGCTTAAACTTAAGGCAGGCGATCAAATAATATTTGAAATCACAAAAGACAATCAAGTTATCATCAAAAAAGCAATGCCAAGAGACATTGCATACTTGAAAGCCTTAGAATCAACCTTGAATGAATGGAATTCGAAAAATGATGATGAGGATTACTATGATTTATAA
- a CDS encoding type II toxin-antitoxin system PemK/MazF family toxin, whose amino-acid sequence MIYNQFDIVVVPFPFVDSSTSKRRPAIVLSSNKHFNQEAKHSIMAMITSARNTPWPCDVPITNLSSAGLPKASVIRMKFFTIDHRLILDSLGKLSSKDQTALRKAIKSIFGELL is encoded by the coding sequence ATGATTTATAATCAATTTGATATCGTAGTAGTTCCTTTTCCTTTTGTAGATTCTTCAACCTCCAAAAGACGCCCTGCTATTGTTCTATCCTCAAATAAACACTTTAATCAAGAAGCTAAACACAGCATAATGGCCATGATCACCAGCGCTCGTAATACTCCATGGCCCTGCGATGTTCCTATTACCAATCTTTCTAGTGCTGGACTTCCAAAAGCTTCAGTTATTCGCATGAAATTTTTTACGATAGATCATCGACTTATTCTTGATTCTCTTGGAAAATTGTCATCAAAAGATCAAACAGCTTTACGAAAAGCAATCAAATCTATTTTTGGTGAACTTTTATAA